Proteins encoded within one genomic window of Flavobacterium sp. NG2:
- the nuoF gene encoding NADH-quinone oxidoreductase subunit NuoF, translated as MSQKILLDKINVPGIKTYEVYRKEGGYASVEKALKKMTPDEVVEEVKKSGLRGRGGAGFPAGMKWSFIDKKSGKPRHLVCNADESEPGTFKDRYLMEFIPHLLIEGMITSSFALGANLSYIYIRGEYMWVFKILERAIAEAKAAGWLGKNILGSGYDLELHVHCGAGAYICGEETALIESLEGKRGNPRIKPPFPAVSGLWANPTVVNNVETIASVPWIVNNSGDDYAKIGVGRSTGTKLISASGHIKNPGVYEIELGLSVDEFMNSDEYLGGMYSDRPLKALVPGGSSVPILPADLIFKTANGEDRLMTYESLSDGGFATGSMLGSGGFIVYDDTACIVRNTWNFSRFYHHESCGQCTPCREGTGWLEKVLWRIENGQGREEDIDLLWSIQSKIEGNTICPLGDAASWPVAAAIRHFRDEFEYHVRFPEKIKNRNHFVAEPFSSVKHLVTKQTV; from the coding sequence ATGTCTCAAAAAATATTATTAGATAAAATCAACGTTCCAGGAATCAAAACCTACGAAGTCTATCGTAAAGAAGGCGGTTATGCCTCTGTAGAGAAAGCTTTGAAAAAAATGACGCCTGATGAAGTGGTTGAAGAAGTAAAAAAATCGGGACTTCGTGGTCGTGGTGGTGCGGGTTTCCCTGCTGGAATGAAATGGAGTTTTATTGACAAAAAATCAGGAAAACCAAGACATTTAGTTTGCAACGCCGACGAATCAGAACCAGGGACTTTCAAAGATCGTTATTTGATGGAATTTATTCCACATTTATTGATTGAAGGAATGATTACTTCTAGTTTTGCTTTGGGGGCTAACCTTTCGTACATCTACATTCGTGGAGAGTACATGTGGGTTTTCAAAATTTTAGAAAGAGCCATCGCTGAAGCCAAAGCGGCAGGATGGTTAGGAAAAAATATATTAGGTTCGGGTTACGACTTAGAACTACACGTTCACTGTGGTGCTGGAGCTTACATCTGTGGTGAAGAAACGGCTTTGATTGAATCCTTAGAAGGGAAAAGAGGAAATCCTCGTATCAAACCACCTTTCCCTGCGGTTTCAGGATTATGGGCAAACCCTACCGTTGTAAACAATGTAGAAACAATTGCCTCTGTGCCTTGGATTGTAAACAATTCAGGCGATGATTATGCCAAAATAGGTGTGGGCCGTTCTACGGGAACCAAATTAATTTCGGCTTCAGGGCATATTAAAAACCCAGGAGTTTACGAAATTGAATTGGGATTAAGCGTGGATGAATTCATGAATTCTGACGAATATTTAGGAGGAATGTATTCTGACCGACCTTTGAAAGCACTGGTGCCAGGAGGTTCTTCTGTGCCAATTTTACCAGCTGACTTGATTTTCAAAACAGCTAACGGTGAAGATCGTTTGATGACGTATGAGTCTTTAAGTGATGGTGGTTTTGCTACCGGATCAATGTTGGGTTCAGGAGGTTTTATTGTATATGATGATACGGCTTGTATTGTTAGAAATACTTGGAATTTTTCTCGTTTTTACCACCATGAAAGTTGTGGTCAATGTACCCCTTGCCGTGAAGGTACAGGTTGGTTAGAGAAAGTGTTGTGGCGTATTGAAAACGGTCAAGGACGTGAAGAAGATATTGATTTATTGTGGAGCATTCAATCAAAAATTGAAGGAAACACGATTTGTCCATTAGGTGATGCCGCATCCTGGCCAGTAGCAGCTGCGATTCGTCATTTTAGAGACGAATTTGAATATCATGTTCGTTTCCCTGAAAAAATTAAAAACAGAAATCACTTTGTAGCTGAACCGTTTTCAAGCGTAAAGCATTTGGTGACGAAACAAACAGTATAG
- a CDS encoding 2Fe-2S iron-sulfur cluster-binding protein, with product MKVTIDGQEIEVEAGTTILQAARMIGGESVPPAMCYYSKLKGSGGKCRCCLVEVAKGSDADPRPMPKLMASCVTGCMDGMEVNSKNSDRVREARQSVTEFLLINHPLDCPVCDQAGECDLQDLSFEHGKSKTRFIEEKRTFEPEDIGPNIQLHMNRCILCQRCVQVADQLTDNRVHGVMDRGDHANISTCISKAIDNEFSGNMIDVCPVGALTDKTFRFKSRVWFNKPYNAHRDCDKCCGKTTVWMFGNEIQRVTGRKDQYHEVEEFICNSCRFDHKDPADWVIEGPREFDKDSVINQNNYTQKLETVTINTEEGILKGREQDRKKISMSAIPLQNGKEEQTNNSNA from the coding sequence ATGAAAGTAACAATAGACGGTCAAGAAATTGAAGTTGAAGCAGGAACAACCATCTTGCAAGCGGCACGTATGATTGGTGGAGAGTCTGTTCCTCCAGCGATGTGCTATTACTCTAAACTAAAAGGGAGCGGTGGAAAATGCCGTTGTTGTTTGGTCGAAGTAGCCAAAGGTAGTGATGCCGACCCAAGACCGATGCCAAAATTAATGGCTTCGTGCGTAACGGGCTGTATGGACGGAATGGAAGTGAACAGTAAAAACTCTGACCGTGTGCGTGAAGCGCGTCAGTCGGTGACGGAATTTTTATTGATTAACCACCCCTTAGACTGTCCTGTATGTGACCAAGCGGGAGAATGCGATTTGCAGGACTTAAGCTTTGAGCACGGAAAATCAAAAACCCGTTTTATTGAAGAAAAAAGAACCTTTGAACCAGAAGATATCGGTCCGAATATTCAATTACACATGAACCGTTGTATTTTGTGTCAACGTTGTGTGCAAGTGGCTGATCAATTGACAGACAACAGAGTACATGGTGTGATGGACAGAGGTGATCACGCGAATATTTCGACTTGCATCTCAAAAGCGATTGATAATGAATTCTCTGGTAACATGATTGATGTGTGTCCGGTAGGAGCGTTGACCGACAAGACTTTTAGATTCAAATCGAGAGTTTGGTTCAACAAGCCCTACAATGCGCACAGAGATTGCGACAAATGTTGTGGAAAAACTACGGTTTGGATGTTTGGTAACGAAATTCAAAGAGTGACTGGTCGTAAAGACCAATACCATGAAGTAGAAGAATTCATTTGCAACAGCTGTCGTTTTGACCACAAAGATCCCGCTGACTGGGTGATTGAGGGGCCAAGAGAATTTGATAAAGATTCGGTTATCAATCAAAATAACTACACACAAAAATTAGAAACGGTTACTATCAATACCGAAGAAGGTATCTTAAAAGGGAGAGAGCAAGACCGTAAAAAAATAAGTATGTCGGCTATTCCTTTGCAAAACGGAAAAGAAGAGCAAACGAATAACTCTAATGCATAA
- the nuoH gene encoding NADH-quinone oxidoreductase subunit NuoH, whose translation MDTAIIIEKSIVILVVFAITMVMAMYSTLAERKVAAWLQDRIGPNRAGKGGLLQPLADGLKLFSKEEFEPNTPNIFLFYVGPAIAMATALMTSAVIPWGDKLHVFGRDVILQATDIDVALLYVFGIISLGVYGIMIGGWASNNKFSLIGAVRAASQMVSYEVAMGLSIIALLMMTGSLSLKEIAAQQSGMNWNVFYQPLSFFIFLICAFAETNRTPFDLAECETELIGGYHTEYSSMKMGFYLFAEYANMFISSTILAVLFFGAYNYPGMEWVIENYGVNIGNVIGIGVLFAKICFFIFFYMWVRWTIPRFRYDQLMHLGWKILIPLSIFNIIITGIVILRAEIAVFLGF comes from the coding sequence ATGGATACAGCAATTATTATAGAAAAAAGCATTGTTATTCTTGTTGTTTTTGCCATTACGATGGTCATGGCGATGTATTCAACACTAGCAGAACGTAAGGTTGCGGCTTGGTTGCAAGACCGTATTGGCCCGAACAGAGCCGGTAAAGGAGGATTGTTACAACCACTAGCTGATGGATTGAAGTTATTCTCTAAAGAAGAATTTGAACCCAATACGCCTAATATCTTTTTGTTTTATGTAGGGCCTGCCATTGCGATGGCTACTGCTTTGATGACGAGCGCCGTGATTCCGTGGGGAGATAAATTACATGTTTTTGGTCGTGATGTAATCTTGCAAGCTACGGATATTGATGTGGCGTTGTTATACGTTTTCGGAATCATTTCATTGGGTGTTTACGGCATCATGATTGGGGGATGGGCTTCCAATAACAAGTTTTCATTGATTGGTGCGGTACGTGCGGCTTCGCAAATGGTATCTTACGAGGTAGCGATGGGATTGTCTATCATTGCTTTGTTGATGATGACTGGAAGTTTGAGTTTGAAAGAAATCGCAGCACAACAATCAGGGATGAATTGGAATGTGTTTTACCAACCTTTATCGTTCTTCATCTTTTTGATTTGTGCTTTTGCTGAAACCAATAGAACACCATTCGATTTAGCGGAATGTGAAACGGAATTGATTGGAGGATACCATACAGAGTATTCTTCGATGAAAATGGGTTTCTACTTATTTGCTGAATATGCGAATATGTTTATTTCATCAACTATTTTGGCGGTATTGTTCTTTGGAGCATACAACTATCCTGGAATGGAATGGGTAATTGAAAATTATGGTGTCAACATTGGAAATGTGATTGGAATTGGTGTTTTGTTTGCCAAAATATGTTTCTTCATCTTTTTCTATATGTGGGTAAGATGGACGATTCCAAGATTTAGATACGATCAGTTGATGCATTTGGGATGGAAAATATTGATTCCGTTGTCGATATTCAATATCATCATCACGGGAATTGTGATATTGAGAGCGGAGATTGCGGTGTTTTTAGGATTTTAA
- a CDS encoding NuoI/complex I 23 kDa subunit family protein produces MAIETISLSGRKKQVSHKEMSFLERMYIIAIFKGLWITLKHLFSRKVTIQYPEQVRTMSPVYRGQHQLKRDEQGRENCTACGLCALSCPAEAITMKAAERKPDEKHLYREEKYAEIYEINMLRCIFCGLCEEACPKDAIYLTTSKVLVPASYDREDFIFGKDRLVMPLDVAMKNTQLKNAN; encoded by the coding sequence ATGGCAATAGAAACCATATCCTTATCGGGAAGAAAAAAGCAAGTCTCTCACAAAGAGATGAGTTTTTTAGAACGGATGTACATCATTGCAATCTTTAAGGGATTGTGGATTACATTAAAGCATTTGTTTTCAAGAAAAGTTACGATTCAGTACCCTGAGCAGGTGCGTACGATGAGTCCGGTGTACCGAGGGCAACACCAGTTGAAACGCGATGAGCAAGGGAGAGAAAATTGTACAGCTTGTGGGTTGTGTGCGCTTTCGTGTCCTGCTGAAGCGATTACGATGAAGGCTGCGGAGCGTAAGCCTGATGAAAAACATTTGTACCGTGAGGAAAAATATGCTGAAATCTACGAAATCAATATGTTGCGTTGTATTTTTTGTGGGTTGTGCGAAGAGGCTTGTCCTAAAGACGCGATTTATTTAACTACTTCGAAGGTGTTAGTTCCAGCGAGCTACGATAGGGAAGATTTCATTTTTGGTAAAGACCGTTTGGTAATGCCCTTAGATGTAGCCATGAAAAATACTCAACTTAAAAACGCTAATTAA
- a CDS encoding NADH-quinone oxidoreductase subunit J, with product MSTILIIFCVLAAITLSTAFLTVFSRNPIHSALYLVICFFSIAGHYLLLNSQFLAIVHVIVYSGAIMILFLFTIMLMNLNEKKEVHRPRVTRLGAIVAFSLVCLVLIKVFIDSKPIVGEYTTTGEDYQSIKVLGKVLLNEYMVPFEFASILLLVAMIGAVLLSKKQKTEK from the coding sequence ATGTCAACAATACTTATTATATTTTGTGTTTTGGCGGCCATCACTTTATCGACAGCTTTTTTGACTGTTTTTAGCCGAAATCCTATACACAGTGCACTTTATCTTGTGATTTGTTTTTTCTCGATTGCAGGTCATTACTTATTATTAAATTCTCAGTTTTTAGCGATTGTACACGTGATAGTATATTCGGGTGCGATTATGATTTTGTTCCTGTTTACGATTATGTTGATGAATTTGAACGAAAAAAAGGAAGTGCACCGTCCGCGTGTGACTCGATTGGGTGCTATTGTGGCTTTCAGTTTGGTGTGCTTGGTATTAATCAAAGTGTTTATTGATTCGAAACCGATTGTGGGTGAATACACCACAACAGGCGAAGATTACCAATCTATAAAAGTACTTGGAAAAGTATTGCTGAACGAATACATGGTGCCATTTGAATTTGCTTCTATCTTATTATTAGTAGCAATGATTGGAGCTGTTTTACTATCTAAAAAACAAAAAACCGAAAAATAA
- the nuoK gene encoding NADH-quinone oxidoreductase subunit NuoK, producing MGNILNEIGIENYIFLSVILFCIGIFGVLYRRNAIIVFMSIEIMLNAVNLLFVAFSTYHQDAQGQIFVFFSMAVAAAEVAVGLAILVSIFKNIGSISIDKLKNLKG from the coding sequence ATGGGCAATATATTAAACGAAATAGGTATTGAAAATTATATTTTTCTTTCAGTAATCCTTTTTTGTATTGGGATTTTTGGAGTATTGTACCGCCGTAATGCTATTATTGTATTTATGTCTATCGAAATTATGTTGAATGCTGTTAACTTATTGTTTGTGGCTTTCTCTACCTATCATCAGGATGCGCAAGGGCAAATTTTTGTCTTTTTCTCGATGGCGGTTGCTGCTGCCGAAGTAGCGGTAGGACTAGCGATTTTGGTATCGATTTTCAAGAATATAGGTTCGATAAGCATCGACAAATTAAAAAATTTAAAAGGATAA
- the nuoL gene encoding NADH-quinone oxidoreductase subunit L, producing MNTNLALLLLLAPFLGFLFNIFFGKAVGKTASGIIGTLTVAFSFAVTLYFFSRINATQEAIQVSLFDWIQISHFKVDFGFLLDQLSVLWLLFVTGIGSLIHLYSISYMHDDENMHKFFAYLNLFIFFMISLVMGSNLLVLFIGWEGVGLCSYLLIGFWHKNQDYNDAAKKAFIMNRIGDLGLLIGIFILGSMFSTLDYASLKTAISAASNMDLTLLSVAAFCLFIGACGKSAQIPLYTWLPDAMAGPTPVSALIHAATMVTAGIFMITRLNYVFDLAPEVQNIIAIVGAVTSLVAATIALVQTDIKKVLAYSTVSQLGLMFLALGLGAYEVAVFHVITHAFFKACLFLGSGSVIHALHGEQDMRNMGGLKKWMGITFITFLISSLAISGIPPFSGFFSKDEILMVAFEHNKVLWVIASLASLLTAFYMFRLLYLTFFNDFRGTDNQKSHLHESPALITFPLIVLAILAAIGGLISLPTNSWLNGYLAPLFSKEAHEAHHFGTQEYALMAIAVVGGLIGIGIAFSKYLKQKQVPEADEAITGFSKTLYNKYYVDEIYDAVFVKSINSLSRLFINYIETGLSSVVFGFGKLTNELGYQGKKVHSGSIGLYVFAFVLGLCAIVTYLFLAQ from the coding sequence ATGAATACAAATTTAGCTTTACTCTTATTATTAGCTCCTTTTTTAGGGTTTTTATTTAATATTTTCTTCGGGAAAGCGGTTGGTAAAACAGCATCAGGAATTATAGGAACTTTGACGGTTGCTTTTTCTTTTGCCGTGACACTTTACTTTTTCTCTCGCATTAATGCCACTCAAGAAGCCATCCAAGTTTCCTTATTTGATTGGATTCAGATTAGCCATTTCAAAGTAGACTTTGGTTTTTTATTAGACCAATTATCGGTGCTTTGGTTATTGTTTGTAACGGGAATTGGTTCTTTGATTCACTTATACTCCATCAGCTATATGCACGACGATGAGAATATGCACAAGTTTTTTGCGTATTTGAATCTGTTTATCTTCTTTATGATTAGCTTGGTGATGGGTAGCAACTTATTGGTGCTGTTCATTGGTTGGGAAGGTGTTGGATTATGCTCGTATTTATTGATTGGATTTTGGCACAAAAATCAAGACTACAATGATGCGGCTAAGAAGGCTTTTATCATGAACCGTATTGGGGATTTAGGATTGCTAATTGGGATTTTCATCTTAGGTTCGATGTTTTCGACTTTGGATTATGCTAGTTTGAAAACGGCAATCTCTGCCGCTTCTAACATGGATTTAACTTTATTATCGGTTGCGGCTTTCTGTTTGTTCATTGGAGCTTGTGGAAAATCAGCGCAAATCCCATTATACACTTGGTTGCCTGATGCGATGGCGGGACCTACACCGGTTTCGGCTTTGATTCACGCGGCTACGATGGTAACGGCTGGAATTTTTATGATTACCAGATTGAACTATGTATTTGATTTGGCTCCAGAAGTTCAAAACATCATCGCCATTGTAGGTGCTGTTACTTCTCTTGTAGCTGCGACAATTGCATTAGTACAAACGGATATCAAGAAAGTATTGGCTTACTCAACAGTTTCTCAATTAGGACTTATGTTCTTGGCTTTGGGCTTAGGTGCTTATGAAGTAGCCGTTTTCCACGTGATTACACACGCTTTCTTCAAGGCTTGTTTGTTCTTAGGATCAGGTTCTGTGATACACGCTTTGCATGGCGAACAAGACATGCGCAACATGGGTGGTTTGAAAAAATGGATGGGAATCACTTTCATAACATTTTTAATTTCATCATTAGCAATTTCTGGAATTCCTCCTTTTTCAGGTTTCTTTTCGAAAGATGAAATCTTAATGGTAGCATTTGAGCACAACAAAGTATTATGGGTTATTGCTTCGTTAGCGTCCTTACTTACGGCGTTCTATATGTTCCGTTTGTTATATTTGACATTCTTCAACGATTTTAGAGGAACGGACAATCAAAAAAGTCATTTACACGAAAGTCCCGCTTTAATCACTTTCCCGTTAATTGTTTTGGCTATTCTAGCTGCAATAGGTGGATTGATTAGTTTGCCAACCAATAGCTGGTTAAACGGATATTTAGCACCTTTATTTTCGAAAGAAGCACATGAAGCACACCACTTTGGAACACAAGAATATGCACTTATGGCGATTGCAGTTGTTGGTGGATTGATTGGAATAGGAATTGCTTTTTCTAAATATTTGAAACAAAAACAAGTTCCTGAAGCAGACGAAGCGATTACAGGTTTCTCAAAAACGCTTTACAACAAATATTATGTAGATGAAATTTACGATGCTGTTTTTGTAAAATCTATCAACAGTTTGTCTAGATTGTTTATCAATTATATAGAAACTGGATTGTCATCAGTTGTTTTTGGATTTGGAAAATTAACTAACGAATTAGGCTATCAAGGAAAAAAAGTACACAGCGGAAGTATTGGACTATACGTTTTTGCTTTTGTTTTAGGACTTTGTGCCATTGTAACCTATTTATTTTTAGCTCAATAA
- a CDS encoding NADH-quinone oxidoreductase subunit M yields the protein MNVSLILIILLVGAFITYLSGDKMASKVAFIFSVVALGYSLMLLNLFNLGENISYIAPWINQPKVSLALAADGLAMAMLLLTTALTPLIILSSFGTTFKNAKSIYGLILFMAFAMVGTFLAADGLLYYIFWELALIPIYFIALIWGNGDAEDRKAAVVKFFIYTLAGSLFMLIAFVYLYQKAGSLIIEDLYKLNLTADEQVWIFAAFFLAYAIKIPLIPFHTWQAKVYQKAPTVGTMLLSGIMLKMGLYSVIRWQLPIAPIAAKGHMNIMIGLGIAGVIYGSIVALRQKDLKKLLAYSSLAHVGLIAAGAYALNLDGLRGAVLQMIAHGFVVVGLFFVAEIIYRRYETRTIAEMGGIRSQTPKFASLFMILVLASVALPTTFNFVGEFTVLYSLSQINIWFAVLGGTTIILGAYYMLKMYQHVMLGETNTKAFAEVNFNEIAVLVIIVAVLFVFGLYPKPINDLITPSLENILAVINRS from the coding sequence ATGAACGTATCTCTTATATTAATAATCCTTTTAGTTGGAGCCTTTATAACCTACCTTTCAGGGGATAAAATGGCCTCAAAAGTAGCCTTTATTTTCAGCGTTGTGGCTTTGGGTTATAGTTTGATGTTGTTAAATCTATTCAACCTAGGTGAAAACATTAGTTATATAGCACCTTGGATTAATCAGCCTAAAGTTTCTTTAGCATTAGCAGCCGATGGTTTGGCGATGGCGATGTTGTTACTGACTACCGCTTTGACGCCGTTGATTATTTTATCTTCTTTTGGAACTACATTTAAAAATGCTAAAAGCATCTATGGTTTAATCTTATTCATGGCTTTTGCGATGGTGGGAACCTTCTTAGCAGCTGACGGACTTTTATATTATATCTTTTGGGAGCTAGCTTTGATTCCAATTTACTTTATCGCTTTAATTTGGGGTAACGGTGATGCCGAAGACCGTAAAGCGGCAGTAGTTAAATTCTTTATCTATACATTGGCGGGTTCGTTATTCATGCTAATTGCTTTTGTGTATTTGTACCAAAAAGCAGGTAGTTTAATAATCGAAGATTTATACAAATTAAACTTAACGGCTGACGAACAAGTTTGGATTTTTGCCGCCTTCTTTTTAGCCTATGCAATTAAGATTCCGTTGATTCCTTTTCATACTTGGCAAGCCAAGGTGTACCAAAAAGCACCAACTGTGGGAACCATGTTACTATCGGGAATTATGTTAAAAATGGGATTGTACAGTGTAATCCGTTGGCAATTACCAATTGCACCAATAGCAGCCAAAGGTCATATGAATATCATGATAGGTCTTGGGATTGCAGGTGTGATTTACGGTTCGATTGTAGCGTTACGTCAAAAAGATTTAAAAAAATTATTAGCGTATTCGTCACTTGCACACGTGGGGTTAATTGCAGCGGGAGCTTATGCTTTGAACCTTGACGGTTTGCGTGGAGCCGTTTTACAAATGATAGCACACGGTTTTGTAGTGGTTGGTTTATTCTTTGTAGCCGAAATCATTTACAGAAGATACGAAACAAGAACGATTGCAGAGATGGGCGGAATTCGTTCTCAAACCCCTAAGTTTGCTTCTTTATTCATGATTTTAGTGTTGGCGTCAGTAGCTTTGCCTACGACTTTCAACTTTGTGGGTGAGTTTACTGTTTTATATAGTTTGTCACAAATCAATATTTGGTTCGCTGTATTAGGTGGAACCACCATCATTTTAGGCGCTTACTATATGTTAAAAATGTACCAACATGTGATGTTAGGAGAAACCAATACGAAGGCTTTCGCCGAAGTGAATTTCAACGAGATAGCAGTGTTAGTAATTATCGTTGCGGTATTGTTCGTTTTTGGTTTGTATCCAAAACCGATTAACGATTTGATTACGCCGAGCTTGGAGAATATTCTAGCGGTGATCAATAGAAGTTAG
- a CDS encoding NADH-quinone oxidoreductase subunit N, with protein sequence MSTLIAIIGLGILCLLFEIFDFRKAIIPISIIGLLAVLGLNATEFSNPASYYNNMIVVSKFSTAFSGLFIILAIFLIALGHKFYEFHQSQISDFIAIKIFLLAGAVAMVSFGNLAMFFLGIEVLSISLYVLASSDRKNIKSNEAGMKYFLMGSFASGIILFGICLIYGAMGTFDVIEISELSYSAELPIWFPIGIILVTIGMFFKIAAVPFHFWAPDVYEGSPALTTALMSTLAKVVAIATLFKLLTIMNAEISDQFQLVIVIVSMASMTVGNIMALRQVNVKRMLAFSGISHAGFMLMTLLNTENAAGTLLYYTSAYALAGIAAFSVVLYVCYNKHNEDINNFHGLGKTNPLLAAILTASLLSMAGIPIFAGFFAKLFLFNNTIQAGYLSLVIVAVINSIISVGYYFKLILAMYNKEPNEARTATPVVIYAVAIIAIVLNIALGLFPSFVLDLLG encoded by the coding sequence ATGAGTACATTAATAGCTATAATAGGACTAGGTATTTTATGCCTTTTATTTGAAATTTTCGACTTCAGAAAAGCCATTATCCCGATAAGCATCATTGGCCTATTGGCTGTTTTGGGACTGAATGCAACTGAATTCAGCAATCCAGCATCCTATTACAACAATATGATTGTGGTAAGTAAATTTTCAACTGCCTTCAGTGGTTTGTTTATTATTCTTGCCATTTTCTTGATTGCTTTGGGGCATAAATTTTATGAATTCCACCAATCTCAAATATCTGATTTTATTGCTATCAAAATATTTTTACTTGCAGGAGCAGTAGCCATGGTTTCTTTCGGGAACTTAGCGATGTTCTTTCTTGGAATCGAAGTCTTGTCTATCTCGTTATATGTTTTGGCGTCAAGCGACAGAAAAAATATAAAAAGCAATGAAGCCGGAATGAAATACTTCCTAATGGGATCTTTCGCTTCTGGAATCATCCTATTCGGAATCTGTTTGATCTACGGAGCCATGGGAACTTTTGACGTGATCGAAATCAGTGAATTATCATATTCAGCTGAATTGCCTATCTGGTTTCCTATTGGAATCATCTTAGTAACCATCGGAATGTTCTTTAAGATCGCAGCAGTGCCTTTCCACTTTTGGGCTCCAGACGTGTACGAAGGTTCGCCAGCATTGACCACTGCTTTAATGAGTACCTTGGCCAAAGTTGTAGCTATTGCAACTCTATTCAAATTACTAACGATAATGAATGCTGAAATTTCAGATCAATTTCAACTCGTAATCGTAATCGTATCTATGGCATCGATGACCGTGGGGAACATCATGGCCTTGCGCCAAGTGAATGTAAAACGTATGCTAGCCTTCTCAGGAATCTCGCATGCCGGTTTTATGTTAATGACTTTATTGAATACCGAAAACGCAGCAGGAACTTTATTGTATTATACTTCGGCGTATGCGTTGGCAGGTATTGCAGCCTTCAGCGTGGTGTTATACGTGTGTTACAACAAACATAACGAGGACATCAACAATTTCCATGGTCTAGGAAAAACAAACCCGCTATTGGCCGCTATATTGACAGCCTCATTATTGTCTATGGCAGGTATTCCTATATTCGCAGGATTCTTTGCAAAATTGTTTTTGTTCAACAACACTATCCAAGCTGGCTATTTATCATTAGTAATCGTAGCGGTAATCAACTCCATCATCAGTGTGGGCTATTACTTCAAACTCATCCTAGCGATGTACAACAAGGAGCCAAACGAAGCTAGAACAGCAACCCCAGTCGTAATCTATGCCGTAGCCATCATCGCTATTGTACTGAATATCGCCCTTGGTTTATTCCCATCGTTCGTTTTGGACTTATTAGGATAA